A single Paenibacillus antri DNA region contains:
- the fusA gene encoding elongation factor G, with translation MPRAFSLQNTRNIGIMAHIDAGKTTTTERILFFTGRVHKIGEVHEGAATMDWMEQEQERGITITSAATTAQWKGHRVNIIDTPGHVDFTVEVERSLRVLDGAVAVFSAKEGVEPQSETVWRQAERYGVPRIAYVNKMDIIGADFLNVIQTMKDRLGANAVAIQLPMGAEADYVGYIDLVGNVAYRFTDDMGSLEQLADIPAEYKDQAEELRTHLIEKVAELDEDLTMKYLEGEEITVDELKVALRKGTVAVKIYPVIAGSSYKNKGVQPMLDAVIDYLPAPTDVPDIRGVLEDGTEVVRKSSDSEPFSALAFKIMTDPYVGRLTFFRVYSGVLNSGSYVLNATKGKRERIGRILQMHANSREEIQEVYAGDIAAAVGLKDTITGDTLTDEKNPVILESMNFPEPVISIAVEPKSKADQDKMGVALTKLAEEDPTFRYYTDEETGQTIIQGMGELHLEIIVDRMKREFKVETNVGAPQVAYRETFRVPAKVEGKFVRQSGGRGQYGHCWIEFEPLEAGTGFIFENKVVGGVVPREYIPAVQNGIEESMKNGVLAGYPLVDIKATIVDGSYHDVDSNEMAFKIAGSMALKAAKDKCKPVLLEPIMKVEVTVPEEYMGDVMGDLNSRRGRIEGMDSRAGAQIIRAKVPLSEMFGYSTTLRSRTQGRGVFAMELAHYEEVPKSIADAIIAKKGA, from the coding sequence ATGCCAAGAGCGTTCTCTTTGCAGAACACGCGCAACATCGGCATCATGGCCCACATCGACGCGGGCAAGACGACGACGACCGAGCGCATTTTGTTCTTTACCGGACGCGTTCATAAGATCGGCGAAGTGCATGAAGGCGCCGCGACGATGGACTGGATGGAACAAGAACAAGAGCGCGGCATCACGATCACGTCGGCTGCTACGACGGCGCAATGGAAAGGCCATCGCGTCAACATCATCGACACGCCTGGACACGTAGACTTCACGGTCGAAGTCGAACGTTCCCTGCGCGTACTCGACGGCGCGGTCGCGGTGTTCTCCGCTAAGGAAGGCGTAGAGCCGCAATCCGAAACCGTATGGCGTCAAGCGGAGCGCTACGGCGTACCGCGGATCGCATACGTCAACAAGATGGACATCATCGGCGCCGACTTCTTGAACGTTATCCAAACGATGAAAGATCGACTCGGCGCGAACGCGGTCGCGATTCAGCTGCCGATGGGCGCCGAAGCGGACTACGTCGGATATATCGACCTTGTCGGCAACGTCGCTTACCGTTTCACGGACGACATGGGCAGCCTCGAACAACTGGCGGACATTCCGGCAGAGTACAAGGATCAAGCCGAAGAGCTTCGTACGCATTTGATCGAGAAGGTCGCCGAGCTCGACGAAGACTTGACGATGAAGTACCTCGAAGGCGAAGAAATTACCGTCGACGAGCTTAAGGTTGCTCTGCGCAAAGGTACCGTGGCAGTTAAAATCTACCCGGTCATCGCGGGCTCTTCCTACAAGAACAAAGGCGTTCAGCCGATGCTCGACGCGGTTATCGATTACCTTCCTGCTCCTACGGACGTTCCGGATATCCGCGGCGTTCTGGAAGACGGTACGGAAGTCGTTCGGAAGTCTTCGGACTCCGAGCCGTTCTCGGCGCTCGCTTTCAAGATCATGACGGACCCGTATGTCGGTCGTCTGACGTTCTTCCGCGTATATTCCGGCGTGTTGAACTCCGGTTCGTACGTATTGAACGCGACGAAGGGCAAGCGGGAACGGATCGGCCGGATCCTGCAGATGCACGCGAACTCTCGCGAAGAGATTCAAGAAGTGTACGCGGGCGACATCGCCGCAGCGGTTGGCCTGAAGGACACGATTACGGGAGACACGCTCACTGACGAGAAGAACCCGGTTATCCTCGAGTCCATGAACTTCCCTGAGCCCGTTATCTCGATCGCCGTCGAGCCGAAGTCCAAAGCGGACCAAGACAAGATGGGCGTCGCGCTCACGAAGCTCGCGGAAGAAGATCCGACGTTCCGGTATTACACGGACGAAGAGACGGGCCAGACGATCATCCAGGGGATGGGCGAGCTCCACCTCGAGATCATCGTCGACCGGATGAAGCGCGAATTCAAAGTGGAAACGAACGTAGGCGCGCCGCAAGTCGCGTACCGCGAGACGTTCCGCGTCCCGGCGAAAGTCGAAGGCAAGTTCGTGCGTCAGTCCGGCGGTCGCGGTCAGTACGGCCATTGCTGGATCGAGTTCGAACCGCTTGAGGCGGGCACGGGCTTCATCTTCGAAAACAAGGTCGTCGGCGGCGTCGTTCCGCGCGAATACATCCCAGCCGTACAAAACGGTATCGAAGAGTCGATGAAGAACGGCGTTCTCGCCGGCTACCCGCTCGTCGATATCAAAGCGACGATCGTCGACGGTTCCTACCACGACGTCGACTCCAACGAAATGGCGTTCAAGATCGCCGGTTCGATGGCGCTTAAAGCGGCGAAGGACAAGTGTAAGCCGGTTCTGCTCGAGCCGATCATGAAAGTAGAAGTTACGGTTCCGGAAGAGTACATGGGCGACGTTATGGGCGACTTGAACTCTCGCCGCGGTCGGATCGAAGGTATGGATAGCCGCGCAGGCGCGCAGATTATCCGTGCGAAAGTTCCGCTCTCCGAGATGTTCGGTTACTCGACTACGCTTCGTTCCCGTACGCAAGGTCGCGGCGTGTTCGCGATGGAACTTGCTCACTATGAAGAAGTGCCTAAATCTATCGCTGATGCGATCATCGCGAAGAAGGGCGCCTAA
- the rpsL gene encoding 30S ribosomal protein S12 → MPTINQLVRKGRKAKVVKSKSPALQKGYNALRREETDLSAPQKRGVCTRVGTMTPKKPNSALRKYARVRLTNKVEVTAYIGGIGHNLQEHSVVLVRGGRVKDLPGVRYHIVRGALDTAGVNNRMQARSKYGTKRPKAKK, encoded by the coding sequence ATGCCAACTATTAACCAGCTCGTACGCAAAGGTCGTAAAGCGAAAGTCGTAAAGTCGAAGTCGCCGGCCCTCCAAAAAGGGTACAACGCGCTGCGTCGCGAAGAGACGGACCTCAGCGCTCCTCAAAAGCGCGGCGTCTGCACTCGTGTCGGCACGATGACGCCGAAGAAGCCGAACTCGGCGCTTCGGAAATACGCTCGTGTACGCTTGACGAACAAGGTCGAGGTTACTGCCTACATCGGCGGGATCGGCCACAACCTTCAGGAGCACAGCGTCGTACTCGTACGCGGCGGTCGTGTTAAGGACCTTCCGGGTGTCCGTTACCACATCGTTCGCGGCGCGCTCGATACTGCAGGGGTTAACAACCGGATGCAAGCTCGTTCCAAGTACGGCACGAAGCGTCCGAAAGCGAAGAAGTAA
- the tuf gene encoding elongation factor Tu, with the protein MAKAKFERTKPHVNIGTIGHVDHGKTTLTAAITTVLSKKYGGAAVAFDQIDKAPEERERGITISTAHVEYETPNRHYAHVDCPGHADYVKNMITGAAQMDGAILVVSAADGPMPQTREHILLSRQVGVPYIVVFMNKCDMVEDEELLELVEMEIRDLLNEYEFPGDDTPIIRGSAREALQNPEGDWAQKIVELFEQIDTYIPTPERDVDKPFLMPVEDVFTITGRGTVATGRVERGVVKVGDEVEIIGLAEETRKTVVTGVEMFRKLLDSAQAGDNIGALLRGVDRKDIERGQVLAKTGSVKPHTNFSASIYVLTKEEGGRHKPFFTGYRPQFYFRTTDVTGIINLPEGTEMVMPGDNVTVTVELIAPIAIEEGTRFAIREGGRTVGAGAVATISK; encoded by the coding sequence ATGGCAAAGGCAAAATTTGAACGCACGAAGCCGCACGTAAACATCGGTACGATCGGACACGTCGACCATGGCAAAACGACGCTGACGGCAGCAATCACGACGGTATTGTCGAAGAAATACGGCGGTGCAGCCGTAGCGTTCGACCAAATCGACAAAGCTCCGGAAGAGCGCGAGCGCGGTATCACGATCTCCACGGCACACGTTGAGTACGAGACGCCGAACCGTCACTACGCACACGTCGACTGCCCTGGACACGCCGACTACGTTAAGAACATGATCACGGGTGCTGCTCAGATGGACGGCGCGATCCTCGTCGTATCCGCAGCTGACGGCCCGATGCCGCAAACGCGCGAGCACATCCTGCTCTCCCGCCAAGTAGGCGTTCCTTACATCGTCGTATTCATGAACAAGTGCGACATGGTTGAAGACGAAGAGTTGCTCGAGTTGGTCGAGATGGAAATCCGCGACCTTCTCAACGAGTACGAGTTCCCGGGCGACGACACTCCGATCATCCGCGGTTCCGCTCGCGAAGCGCTCCAAAACCCGGAAGGCGACTGGGCGCAAAAGATCGTCGAGCTCTTCGAGCAAATCGACACGTACATCCCGACTCCTGAGCGCGATGTAGACAAGCCGTTCTTGATGCCGGTCGAGGACGTATTCACGATCACGGGTCGCGGTACGGTTGCAACGGGCCGCGTCGAGCGTGGCGTCGTTAAAGTCGGCGACGAAGTCGAAATCATCGGTCTTGCCGAAGAAACTCGCAAGACGGTCGTTACGGGCGTCGAGATGTTCCGTAAGTTGCTCGATTCCGCACAAGCGGGCGACAACATCGGCGCATTGCTCCGCGGCGTTGATCGTAAAGACATCGAGCGTGGTCAAGTATTGGCGAAGACGGGTTCGGTTAAGCCGCACACGAACTTCTCCGCTTCGATCTACGTCTTGACGAAAGAAGAAGGCGGCCGTCATAAGCCTTTCTTCACGGGCTACCGTCCGCAGTTCTACTTCCGTACGACGGACGTTACGGGCATCATCAACCTGCCGGAAGGCACGGAGATGGTTATGCCGGGCGACAACGTTACGGTTACGGTTGAGCTCATCGCTCCGATCGCTATCGAAGAAGGCACGCGCTTCGCAATCCGCGAAGGCGGCCGTACGGTTGGCGCAGGCGCTGTAGCAACGATCTCCAAGTAA
- the rpoC gene encoding DNA-directed RNA polymerase subunit beta' has product MMDVNNFEFMKIGLASPDKIRSWSRGEVKKPETINYRTLKPEKEGLFCEKIFGPQKDWECHCGKYKRVRYKGVVCDRCGVEVTRQKVRRERMGHIELAAPVSHIWYFKGIPSRMGLALDMSPRSLEEIIYFASYVVTDPGDTPLEKKQLLSEKEYRSYREKYGYAFQAGMGAEAVKKLLQDIDLPKEVDALKEELKTAQGQRRNRAIKRLEVLEAFRNSGNEPDWMIMDVLPVIPPELRPMVQLDGGRFATSDLNDLYRRVINRNNRLKRLLDLGAPDIIVQNEKRMLQEAVDALIDNGRRGRPVTGPGNRPLKSLSHMLKGKQGRFRQNLLGKRVDYSGRSVIVVGPSLKMYQCGLPKEMALELFKPFVMKELVNKGLAHNIKSAKRKVERVSPEVWDVLEEVIKEHPVLLNRAPTLHRLGIQAFEPILVEGRAIKLHPLVCTAYNADFDGDQMAVHVPLSAEAQAEARILMLASGNILNPKDGKPVVTPSQDMVLGSYYLTLDNVESKGTGMIFRNMNEVISAYQRGAVSLHARVAIPVSALNKTSFTEEQQKALLVTNVGKIIFNEIFPADFPYINEPTKSNLLNGVTDHYFIFEKGANVRERIMSANFKGAVGKDYLGAIIAECFRKYHTTQTSVILDNIKQLGFTYSTRAGITIAVADVNVPPEKVRILAESEEKVRVVTNQYRRGLITDEERYDRVISIWSKAKDELTDILMKSLDKFNSISMMVDSKARGNKSQITQLGGMRGLMANPSGRIIELPIKSNFREGLTVLEYFISTHGARKGLADTALRTADSGYLTRRLVDVAQDVIVREDDCGTDKGFIVGKIQDGKEVIEDLYDRIEGRYAFETVRHPQTGEVIVVRNQLIRDAEANAIIDAGVEKLQIRSVLSCRTRHGVCKKCYGRNLATGAFVEIGEAVGIIAAQSIGEPGTQLTMRTFHTGGVAGDDITQGLPRIQELFEARNPKGQAIISEIDGVVKEIREAKDRREIEVTGEAESKTYSVTYGSRIRVTIGQTIEAGDELTDGSIDPKEMLRIKGIRGVQNYILQEVQRVYRNQGVEINDKHVEVMIRQMLRKIRIVDAGDTTLLPGSFVDIHEYEEANRVALMDDREPAVARPVLLGITKASLETDSFLSAASFQETTRVLTDAAIKGKVDQLLGLKENVIIGKLIPAGTGMSRYRGIKVVDPNAAPEEDVDTAAEPVAVE; this is encoded by the coding sequence TTGATGGATGTCAACAACTTTGAATTTATGAAGATCGGGCTCGCCTCCCCGGATAAAATCCGTTCGTGGTCCCGCGGCGAGGTAAAGAAGCCCGAGACGATCAACTATCGGACGTTGAAGCCGGAGAAGGAAGGCTTGTTCTGCGAGAAGATCTTCGGACCGCAGAAGGACTGGGAATGCCATTGCGGCAAGTACAAGCGCGTCCGCTATAAGGGCGTCGTCTGCGATCGCTGCGGCGTCGAAGTGACGCGCCAGAAGGTGCGCCGCGAGCGGATGGGCCATATCGAGCTCGCCGCGCCGGTTTCGCACATCTGGTACTTCAAAGGCATCCCGAGCCGGATGGGTCTCGCGCTCGACATGTCTCCTCGCTCCTTGGAGGAAATCATCTATTTCGCATCCTATGTCGTTACGGATCCCGGCGATACGCCGCTCGAGAAGAAGCAACTGCTCTCCGAGAAGGAATATCGCAGCTACCGGGAGAAGTACGGCTACGCGTTCCAAGCCGGCATGGGCGCCGAAGCGGTGAAGAAGCTCCTGCAGGACATCGACCTTCCGAAGGAAGTCGACGCCCTGAAGGAAGAGCTGAAGACCGCCCAAGGCCAACGCCGCAACCGCGCCATTAAGCGGTTGGAAGTGTTGGAAGCGTTCCGGAACTCGGGCAACGAGCCGGATTGGATGATCATGGACGTCCTGCCGGTCATTCCGCCGGAGCTTCGTCCGATGGTACAGCTCGACGGCGGCCGCTTCGCGACGTCCGACCTTAACGACTTGTACCGCCGCGTCATTAACCGGAACAACCGTCTGAAGCGTCTGCTCGATCTGGGCGCGCCGGACATTATCGTACAGAACGAGAAACGCATGCTCCAAGAAGCCGTGGACGCGCTCATCGACAACGGCCGCCGCGGCCGTCCGGTCACCGGACCGGGCAACCGTCCGCTGAAGTCGCTGAGCCACATGCTGAAGGGCAAGCAAGGCCGCTTCCGCCAAAACTTGCTCGGCAAGCGCGTCGACTACTCCGGCCGTTCCGTTATCGTCGTCGGTCCGTCGCTGAAGATGTATCAGTGCGGTCTGCCGAAGGAGATGGCGCTCGAGCTGTTCAAGCCTTTCGTCATGAAGGAGCTCGTGAACAAAGGTCTCGCGCACAACATCAAGAGCGCGAAGCGTAAAGTCGAGCGCGTCTCCCCGGAAGTGTGGGACGTACTCGAAGAAGTCATCAAGGAGCATCCGGTGCTGCTGAACCGCGCGCCGACGCTTCACCGTCTCGGCATCCAGGCGTTCGAGCCGATTCTCGTGGAAGGCCGCGCGATCAAGCTGCATCCGCTCGTTTGTACCGCGTACAACGCCGACTTCGACGGCGACCAGATGGCCGTGCACGTGCCGCTGTCCGCGGAAGCGCAGGCGGAAGCGCGCATCCTGATGCTCGCATCCGGCAACATCCTGAACCCGAAGGACGGCAAGCCGGTCGTCACGCCTTCGCAGGACATGGTCCTGGGAAGCTATTACTTGACGCTCGATAACGTTGAATCCAAGGGTACGGGCATGATCTTCCGGAACATGAACGAGGTCATCTCCGCTTACCAGCGCGGCGCGGTTTCGCTCCATGCGCGGGTAGCGATCCCGGTTTCTGCTCTCAACAAGACGTCGTTCACGGAAGAACAACAGAAGGCGTTGCTCGTGACGAACGTCGGCAAGATCATCTTCAACGAGATCTTCCCGGCGGACTTCCCGTACATCAACGAACCGACGAAGTCGAACCTGCTGAACGGCGTGACGGATCATTACTTTATTTTCGAAAAGGGCGCCAACGTCCGCGAACGCATCATGTCCGCGAACTTCAAGGGAGCCGTCGGCAAGGACTATCTGGGCGCGATCATTGCGGAGTGCTTCCGCAAGTATCATACGACGCAGACGTCCGTCATTCTCGACAATATCAAGCAGCTGGGCTTCACGTATTCCACGCGCGCAGGCATCACGATCGCGGTGGCCGACGTGAACGTGCCGCCGGAGAAGGTGCGTATCCTCGCCGAATCCGAAGAGAAGGTACGCGTCGTTACGAACCAATATCGACGCGGTCTGATCACGGACGAAGAGCGGTACGACCGCGTCATCTCGATCTGGTCGAAGGCGAAGGACGAATTGACCGACATCCTCATGAAGTCGCTCGATAAGTTCAATTCGATCAGTATGATGGTCGACTCCAAAGCGCGGGGCAACAAGTCTCAGATTACGCAGCTCGGCGGCATGCGCGGCCTGATGGCGAACCCGTCCGGCCGGATCATCGAGTTGCCGATCAAGTCGAACTTCCGCGAAGGCTTGACCGTCCTCGAGTACTTCATCTCGACGCACGGCGCGCGGAAGGGTCTGGCGGATACGGCGCTTCGGACGGCCGACTCCGGTTACCTGACGCGTCGTCTCGTCGACGTCGCGCAGGACGTTATCGTCCGCGAGGACGATTGCGGCACGGATAAGGGCTTCATCGTCGGCAAGATCCAAGACGGCAAAGAAGTCATCGAGGACCTGTACGACCGGATCGAAGGCCGTTACGCTTTCGAAACGGTGCGTCATCCGCAAACGGGCGAAGTGATCGTCGTCCGCAATCAGTTGATCCGCGATGCGGAAGCGAACGCGATCATTGACGCGGGCGTCGAGAAGCTTCAGATTCGTTCGGTGTTGTCGTGCCGCACGCGTCACGGCGTATGTAAGAAGTGCTACGGCCGTAACCTCGCTACCGGCGCGTTCGTCGAAATCGGCGAAGCGGTCGGCATCATCGCCGCGCAGTCGATCGGCGAGCCGGGCACGCAGCTCACGATGCGTACGTTCCACACCGGCGGCGTCGCTGGCGACGATATCACGCAAGGTTTGCCGCGGATTCAGGAGCTCTTCGAAGCTCGGAACCCGAAGGGCCAAGCGATCATCTCCGAAATCGACGGCGTCGTGAAGGAAATTCGCGAAGCGAAGGACCGCCGGGAGATCGAAGTGACCGGGGAAGCGGAATCGAAGACGTATTCCGTTACGTACGGCTCTCGGATTCGCGTCACGATCGGCCAGACGATCGAGGCGGGCGACGAGCTCACGGACGGTTCGATCGACCCGAAAGAGATGCTCCGCATCAAGGGCATCCGCGGGGTGCAGAACTACATCCTGCAGGAAGTGCAGCGCGTATACCGGAACCAGGGCGTAGAAATCAACGACAAGCACGTCGAGGTAATGATCCGTCAGATGCTGCGGAAAATCCGCATCGTCGACGCGGGCGACACGACGCTCTTGCCGGGCTCGTTCGTCGACATCCACGAATACGAAGAAGCGAACCGCGTCGCCCTTATGGACGACAGAGAGCCGGCCGTCGCGCGTCCCGTCTTGCTCGGGATCACGAAGGCGTCGCTCGAGACGGACTCGTTCCTCTCCGCGGCTTCGTTCCAGGAGACGACGCGCGTATTGACGGACGCCGCGATCAAGGGCAAGGTAGACCAATTGCTCGGCCTCAAGGAGAACGTCATTATCGGCAAGCTCATTCCGGCCGGTACGGGGATGTCTCGTTACCGCGGCATCAAGGTCGTAGACCCGAATGCGGCGCCGGAAGAAGACGTCGATACGGCTGCGGAGCCCGTTGCCGTAGAATAA
- a CDS encoding ribosomal L7Ae/L30e/S12e/Gadd45 family protein — MSYDEELRGRQLRIGTKQTTKAVEIGTAAKVFVARDADPKLTSKIVTLAKKMSVEVTYVDSMKQLGKACGIEVGAAMAAIVNE, encoded by the coding sequence ATGTCTTATGATGAAGAACTGCGCGGTAGACAACTGCGCATCGGCACCAAGCAAACGACGAAAGCGGTGGAGATCGGTACAGCCGCCAAGGTGTTTGTTGCAAGGGACGCAGATCCGAAGCTGACGAGCAAAATTGTGACTCTAGCGAAGAAGATGAGCGTTGAAGTGACGTACGTCGATTCCATGAAACAACTCGGTAAAGCTTGCGGAATCGAGGTCGGCGCCGCAATGGCCGCTATAGTGAATGAATGA
- the rpsG gene encoding 30S ribosomal protein S7, with product MPRKGPVPKRDVLPDPIYNSKLVTRLINRIMIDGKRGVAQTILYDAFELIRQRTGNEPMEVFEAAIKNIMPVLEVKARRVGGANYQVPIEVKPERRTSLGLRWLVNYSRNRGEKTMTERLAAEIIDASNNTGASVKKREDTHKMAEANKAFAHYRW from the coding sequence ATGCCACGTAAAGGTCCAGTTCCGAAGCGCGACGTGCTTCCGGATCCGATTTATAACAGCAAGTTGGTAACTCGTCTCATTAACCGAATCATGATCGACGGTAAGCGCGGGGTCGCCCAGACGATCCTGTACGACGCGTTCGAATTGATTCGTCAACGTACGGGCAACGAGCCTATGGAAGTATTCGAGGCGGCGATCAAGAACATCATGCCGGTACTCGAAGTCAAAGCTCGTCGCGTCGGCGGTGCAAACTACCAAGTTCCGATCGAAGTGAAGCCGGAGCGCCGCACTTCGTTAGGTCTTCGTTGGTTGGTCAACTACTCGCGCAATCGCGGCGAGAAGACGATGACGGAGCGCCTTGCCGCTGAAATCATCGACGCCAGCAACAACACGGGCGCATCGGTCAAGAAGCGCGAAGATACGCACAAGATGGCCGAAGCGAACAAAGCGTTTGCCCACTACCGTTGGTAG